ATGTTCACCGACCTGGTCTACGCCGCCGTGCTGTACGGCCCGCCCGCCACGGCCCGCCGGGTGCCCTGGATCTCCGGCCTGGTGACCGTCGCCTTCACCGTGGTGCCGCTCACGGCCTTCCGGAAACCGGAGGCGCTGCTCATCGGGGTGGTGGTCGGCCTGGTCTCGCTCATGCCGGCCATCACCGGCTGGATCGTCCGCAACCACCGCGACGCCGCCGAGGCCGCCCGGCTGCGCGCCGAGCAGACGGCCCTGCTGGCGGAGATGGACCGCGCCCAGGCCGTGGTGTCCGAACGGGCCCGTATGGCGAGGGAGTTGCACGACATGGTCGCCAACCACCTCTCGGCGATCGCGATCCACTCCACGGCCGCGCTCTCCCTCGACGACCCGGACACCTCCAAGGAGGCCCTCGGGGTCATCCGCGAGAACAGCGTGGCGGGGCTCGCCGAGATGCGCCGGCTGATCGGCATCCTCCGGGACTCCGGCGACGACGCCGAGCCGTCGGCCGCGCCCACCCTCGACGGGCTCGGCTCACTGGTCGACACCGCCCGCACCAACGGGCTCGACGTCACCCTCGACGCCGACCACGGCGACTCCCTCCCCGCCCCCGTGGAACTGGCGGCCTACCGCATCGTCCAGGAGTCGTTGACCAACGCGCTCAAACACGCCTCCCCCGGCCGGGTCACCGTCGCGCTGCGCCAGGCCGACGGCGCCCTCGACATCGCCGTGACCAGCCCGTACGGCGACCGTGACGGCCCGAGCGCACCCGGTTCCGGCGCGGGCCTGGTCGGGATGCGGGAGCGGGTGGCCCTGCTGGGCGGCACCTTCGAGGCGGGTCCCGAGAGCGCGGGGCACGGCAAGATCTGGAGCGTCCGCGCCGCCCTCCCCGTCACGGAGGGGGAGCCCGCGTGACCCCCGCGTCCGTCACCGCAGCCGAAGGAGAACCCGCATGATCCGTGTGCTCGTCGCCGAGGATCAGTCCGCCGTACGGGCCGGGCTGGTGCTGATCCTGCGCAGCGCGCCCGACATCGAGGTGGTCGGGGAGGCGGCGGACGGCGAGCGGGCGGTGGCGCTCGCGCGGGAGCTGCGACCGGACCTGGTGCTCATGGATGTGCAGATGCCACGCCTGGACGGCGTGTCGGCGACCCGGCAGGTGGTCGCCGAGGGACTGGCCGACGTCCTCGTGTTGACCACCTTCGACCTGGACGAGTACGTCTTCGGGGCGTTGCGGGCCGGGGCCGCCGGGTTCCTGCTGAAGAACACGGAGGCGAAGGACCTCATCGAGGCCGTACGGGCGGTGGGGCGCGGCGAGGGTCTGATCGCCCCGGCCGTCACCCGGCGGCTGATCGCGGAGTTCGCCGCCAAGCCCGTACGGGAGCCCGCGGTCGAT
The DNA window shown above is from Streptomyces akebiae and carries:
- a CDS encoding sensor histidine kinase; the encoded protein is MAVRPPRPHRMDLCIAAAGLLGGLLLWGLGLDTRTPHDGIVVFESHWWVLPPLAAMAVCEALRRTLPRTALLVGWAALTLDTITQGNLITVLMFTDLVYAAVLYGPPATARRVPWISGLVTVAFTVVPLTAFRKPEALLIGVVVGLVSLMPAITGWIVRNHRDAAEAARLRAEQTALLAEMDRAQAVVSERARMARELHDMVANHLSAIAIHSTAALSLDDPDTSKEALGVIRENSVAGLAEMRRLIGILRDSGDDAEPSAAPTLDGLGSLVDTARTNGLDVTLDADHGDSLPAPVELAAYRIVQESLTNALKHASPGRVTVALRQADGALDIAVTSPYGDRDGPSAPGSGAGLVGMRERVALLGGTFEAGPESAGHGKIWSVRAALPVTEGEPA
- a CDS encoding response regulator, whose amino-acid sequence is MIRVLVAEDQSAVRAGLVLILRSAPDIEVVGEAADGERAVALARELRPDLVLMDVQMPRLDGVSATRQVVAEGLADVLVLTTFDLDEYVFGALRAGAAGFLLKNTEAKDLIEAVRAVGRGEGLIAPAVTRRLIAEFAAKPVREPAVDPAVLDSLTRREREVLSCLGEGLSNAEIAGRLDMAEATVKTHVSRLLGKLDLRSRVQAAVLAQELRV